The Gammaproteobacteria bacterium genome window below encodes:
- a CDS encoding AAA family ATPase, with the protein MQKPSEQRYSTHAIDNIGMDFISIECLEKLGLDQNPFIDHARDPFLFSDKQLEMSMNVLVDYLVNQNSTIVLLGEVGIGKTTHLRALLRKGYQQFNFCTLRAKPKISFAEIEQKIKERWRLPQNIDENELQADIDSNEHLATNEHIKKYIEDNKQPVLIIDDAHRLQNNVLDDLLKLKHHVGLQSPHTMGLILASEPALQTQLAELEQINPAATQIYQINVRSFDMNQCKEYIQYRMNKAGVNYETILNSEKISEIYTRSKGLPKHINKLAREEISKLCEKKTTATNTTYKLKSSPSMRLSLILAGLIGLAVIFAALTNRFSKPDETVSLDLSKPKTEQESIDTKDQAVATKPKNESNKKSNKEEIATKQKQASAVSKPSNKSIAKPYVAPLVLGPLLDSSPSTQTKSQNKQLKPTSSPKTVGKQAKTKNSTQSLHSSDWILEQDPKAYTIQIVASPNENNLQDFANKNSLKENTAYYKKSSADKNWFVLVHGIYSSREDALRGIETLSDSLKKNTPYPVQLKYLQEVIPVITIEQ; encoded by the coding sequence ATGCAAAAACCATCTGAACAACGCTACAGCACTCATGCTATCGACAATATAGGTATGGATTTTATATCCATAGAGTGCCTAGAAAAATTAGGTCTTGATCAAAACCCATTCATTGATCATGCACGAGATCCTTTCCTTTTCTCCGACAAGCAACTTGAAATGTCCATGAACGTATTAGTGGACTATTTAGTAAATCAAAATTCGACAATTGTATTACTTGGCGAAGTAGGCATTGGGAAAACTACTCATTTACGTGCATTGCTACGCAAAGGGTATCAACAATTTAACTTTTGCACACTACGCGCAAAACCTAAAATATCCTTTGCCGAGATCGAGCAAAAGATTAAAGAACGTTGGCGTCTACCACAAAATATAGATGAAAATGAATTACAGGCAGACATTGATAGCAATGAGCACTTAGCCACAAATGAACACATAAAAAAGTATATAGAAGATAACAAGCAACCAGTACTAATTATCGATGATGCGCATCGACTACAAAATAATGTGCTCGACGATCTATTAAAACTTAAGCATCACGTGGGGCTTCAATCACCGCACACCATGGGTCTAATTCTTGCTTCAGAACCAGCTCTACAGACTCAACTAGCAGAATTAGAGCAAATTAACCCCGCAGCAACACAGATCTATCAGATAAATGTGCGTTCATTCGATATGAATCAGTGCAAAGAATACATTCAATATCGTATGAATAAAGCTGGTGTAAATTATGAAACTATCCTGAATTCAGAAAAAATATCAGAGATCTATACAAGATCTAAAGGTTTGCCCAAGCACATTAATAAGTTAGCACGAGAAGAAATTTCAAAGCTGTGTGAAAAAAAGACTACTGCGACAAATACAACCTACAAGCTCAAATCTAGCCCGAGTATGCGTCTAAGTCTTATTTTAGCAGGACTAATTGGACTGGCAGTAATATTTGCAGCCTTAACAAATAGATTTAGTAAACCTGATGAGACTGTATCTCTAGATTTAAGCAAGCCAAAAACAGAACAAGAAAGCATAGATACTAAAGATCAGGCCGTAGCAACAAAACCTAAAAATGAATCTAACAAAAAATCTAACAAAGAAGAAATCGCAACTAAACAAAAGCAGGCAAGCGCTGTTTCTAAACCAAGTAATAAATCTATAGCTAAGCCTTATGTAGCTCCTTTAGTACTAGGACCTCTTCTAGACAGCAGCCCAAGCACTCAGACTAAATCACAAAATAAACAACTAAAACCAACTAGTAGCCCCAAAACCGTTGGCAAACAGGCAAAGACTAAAAACTCAACTCAATCACTTCACTCATCAGATTGGATACTAGAGCAAGACCCTAAAGCCTATACTATACAAATCGTGGCTTCGCCAAATGAAAATAACTTGCAGGATTTTGCAAATAAAAATTCTTTAAAAGAAAATACAGCTTATTACAAAAAATCTTCTGCGGATAAAAATTGGTTCGTTCTTGTACACGGCATTTATAGTTCGCGAGAAGACGCTCTTCGTGGTATCGAAACGCTTTCAGATTCACTGAAAAAAAATACTCCTTATCCAGTTCAATTAAAATACCTTCAAGAGGTAATACCAGTAATTACTATTGAACAGTAA